The following proteins are encoded in a genomic region of Eriocheir sinensis breed Jianghai 21 chromosome 2, ASM2467909v1, whole genome shotgun sequence:
- the LOC126998429 gene encoding tRNA (guanine(37)-N1)-methyltransferase-like isoform X2 produces the protein MHVSACYLRHGWLCTARCKKALDLSTAFRHASFLSSSVGAQHLFRRCFTLGSSRVLQSQPSILNSVSLNTLNMEGGSLLPPATVSGMTELDRAAFERKILVPHVVVDGRRMDSILKKLKKYLLKLQKLKPVKISDDDPEKKEILVNPSMMRSSEDIRKHLGEVGEEVTCVYREVTVGYDNWKAEDILKAVLPANQEGAQSYSIVGHILHLNLRDHILPYKSLIGQVYLDKVPGISVVINKLSTIDSTYRNFQMEVLGGSGETIVTVKENGSTYTMDFARVYWNPRLSTEHGRIVGRLRHGDVLYDVMAGVGPFAIPAGKKKCYVLANDLNPDSFDALVKNCAKNKVEERVRCFNMDGHDFITTTLKTDLLARWNDPDFVGSIHVTMNLPAIAVTFLPSFQGLFHGTEIRDKVQLPLVHVYMFTKDTQENTAIQQVAENLGYSSKASGGGVEALQEDVHNSSDSKSNSRSRSDKDYASLKMHIQEVVHVRHVAPNKAMMRVSFQLPLEVLLEEPQESPCKKFKSS, from the exons ATGCATGT ATCAGCCTGTTACCTTCGGCATGGTTGGCTCTGCACTGCAAGGTGTAAGAAGGCTCTAGATCTGAGTACAGCCTTCAGGCACGCATCATTCTTATCAAGTTCAGTGGGAGCACAGCATCTCTTCAGACGGTGCTTCACCCTTGGCTCAAGTAGAGTCCTTCAGTCTCAACCCAGCATCCTGAACAGTGTTTCTCTCAACACACTGAACATGGAAGGTGGAAGTCTCCTGCCCCCTGCGACTGTTAGTGGCATGACGGAACTTGACAGAGCAGCCTTTGAAAGGAAAATTTTAGTACCTCATGTAGTTGTAGATGGCAGAAGAATGGATAGTATACTTAAGAAACTCAAAAAGTACTTGTTGAAGTTACAGAAATTGAAACCTGTAAAAATTTCTGATGATGACccagagaaaaaagaaatccTTGTTAACCCTTCCATGATGAGGAGTTCTGAAGACATCAGGAAACATTTAGGTGAGGTTGGTGAAGAAGTGACATGTGTGTACAGGGAGGTCACAGTGGGCTATGACAACTGGAAGGCTGAAGACATCCTGAAAGCTGTCTTACCCGCCAACCAGGAGGGTGCCCAGAGCTACTCCATTGTGGGCCACATCCTCCACCTCAACCTGAGGGACCACATCCTGCCGTACAAGAGTCTCATTGGGCAGGTGTACCTGGACAAGGTGCCTGGGATCTCCGTGGTCATTAACAAGCTCAGCACCATTGACTCAACCTACAGAAACTTTCAGATGGAGGTGTTGGGGGGCAGCGGAGAAACCATTGTCACCGTGAAAGAAAATGGGTCCACATATACAATGGACTTTGCACGGGTGTACTGGAACCCTCGCCTCTCAACCGAGCATGGCAGAATTGTGGGACGGCTGCGACACGGTGATGTCCTGTACGATGTGATGGCTGGCGTGGGACCTTTTGCCATACCTGCAGGCAAAAAGAAATGCTATGTCTTAGCCAATGACCTCAACCCAGACTCTTTTGATGCTCTGGTTAAAAACTGTGCAAAGAACAAGGtagaggagagggtgaggtgtTTCAACATGGATGGCCATGATTTCATTACCACCACTCTAAAAACTGATCTTCTGGCACGCTGGAATGACCCAGACTTTGTGGGCAGCATTCACGTCACCATGAACCTTCCTGCAATAGCTGTGACTTTCCTTCCTAGCTTTCAAGGCCTCTTTCATGGAACTGAAATACGAGACAAGGTGCAGCTGCCCTTGGTGCATGTTTATATGTTCACCAAAGACACACAAGAAAACACTGCCATTCAACAAGTAGCTGAAAATTTAGGTTATTCCTCAAAAGCAtctggtggaggggtggaggcattACAGGAAGATGTTCATAATAGCAGTGATTCCAAAAGTAATAGCAGGTCTAGGTCCGACAAAGATTATGCCAGCCTCAAGATGCACATCCAGGAGGTGGTTCATGTGAGGCATGTGGCACCCAACAAAGCAATGATGCGAGTCAGCTTCCAGTTGCCTCTAGAGGTGCTATTAGAGGAACCTCAGGAATCCCCTTGCAAGAAATTCAAGTCATCTTGA
- the LOC126998429 gene encoding tRNA (guanine(37)-N1)-methyltransferase-like isoform X1, which produces MWCGEAGSNSGLEGKVVLCGVRGIDGKKQRSACYLRHGWLCTARCKKALDLSTAFRHASFLSSSVGAQHLFRRCFTLGSSRVLQSQPSILNSVSLNTLNMEGGSLLPPATVSGMTELDRAAFERKILVPHVVVDGRRMDSILKKLKKYLLKLQKLKPVKISDDDPEKKEILVNPSMMRSSEDIRKHLGEVGEEVTCVYREVTVGYDNWKAEDILKAVLPANQEGAQSYSIVGHILHLNLRDHILPYKSLIGQVYLDKVPGISVVINKLSTIDSTYRNFQMEVLGGSGETIVTVKENGSTYTMDFARVYWNPRLSTEHGRIVGRLRHGDVLYDVMAGVGPFAIPAGKKKCYVLANDLNPDSFDALVKNCAKNKVEERVRCFNMDGHDFITTTLKTDLLARWNDPDFVGSIHVTMNLPAIAVTFLPSFQGLFHGTEIRDKVQLPLVHVYMFTKDTQENTAIQQVAENLGYSSKASGGGVEALQEDVHNSSDSKSNSRSRSDKDYASLKMHIQEVVHVRHVAPNKAMMRVSFQLPLEVLLEEPQESPCKKFKSS; this is translated from the exons ATGTGGTGTGGCGAAGCAGGCTCAAACAGTGGACTGGAAGGCAAAGTTGTTCTCTGTGGCGTGCGGGGCATTGATGGGAAGAAACAGAG ATCAGCCTGTTACCTTCGGCATGGTTGGCTCTGCACTGCAAGGTGTAAGAAGGCTCTAGATCTGAGTACAGCCTTCAGGCACGCATCATTCTTATCAAGTTCAGTGGGAGCACAGCATCTCTTCAGACGGTGCTTCACCCTTGGCTCAAGTAGAGTCCTTCAGTCTCAACCCAGCATCCTGAACAGTGTTTCTCTCAACACACTGAACATGGAAGGTGGAAGTCTCCTGCCCCCTGCGACTGTTAGTGGCATGACGGAACTTGACAGAGCAGCCTTTGAAAGGAAAATTTTAGTACCTCATGTAGTTGTAGATGGCAGAAGAATGGATAGTATACTTAAGAAACTCAAAAAGTACTTGTTGAAGTTACAGAAATTGAAACCTGTAAAAATTTCTGATGATGACccagagaaaaaagaaatccTTGTTAACCCTTCCATGATGAGGAGTTCTGAAGACATCAGGAAACATTTAGGTGAGGTTGGTGAAGAAGTGACATGTGTGTACAGGGAGGTCACAGTGGGCTATGACAACTGGAAGGCTGAAGACATCCTGAAAGCTGTCTTACCCGCCAACCAGGAGGGTGCCCAGAGCTACTCCATTGTGGGCCACATCCTCCACCTCAACCTGAGGGACCACATCCTGCCGTACAAGAGTCTCATTGGGCAGGTGTACCTGGACAAGGTGCCTGGGATCTCCGTGGTCATTAACAAGCTCAGCACCATTGACTCAACCTACAGAAACTTTCAGATGGAGGTGTTGGGGGGCAGCGGAGAAACCATTGTCACCGTGAAAGAAAATGGGTCCACATATACAATGGACTTTGCACGGGTGTACTGGAACCCTCGCCTCTCAACCGAGCATGGCAGAATTGTGGGACGGCTGCGACACGGTGATGTCCTGTACGATGTGATGGCTGGCGTGGGACCTTTTGCCATACCTGCAGGCAAAAAGAAATGCTATGTCTTAGCCAATGACCTCAACCCAGACTCTTTTGATGCTCTGGTTAAAAACTGTGCAAAGAACAAGGtagaggagagggtgaggtgtTTCAACATGGATGGCCATGATTTCATTACCACCACTCTAAAAACTGATCTTCTGGCACGCTGGAATGACCCAGACTTTGTGGGCAGCATTCACGTCACCATGAACCTTCCTGCAATAGCTGTGACTTTCCTTCCTAGCTTTCAAGGCCTCTTTCATGGAACTGAAATACGAGACAAGGTGCAGCTGCCCTTGGTGCATGTTTATATGTTCACCAAAGACACACAAGAAAACACTGCCATTCAACAAGTAGCTGAAAATTTAGGTTATTCCTCAAAAGCAtctggtggaggggtggaggcattACAGGAAGATGTTCATAATAGCAGTGATTCCAAAAGTAATAGCAGGTCTAGGTCCGACAAAGATTATGCCAGCCTCAAGATGCACATCCAGGAGGTGGTTCATGTGAGGCATGTGGCACCCAACAAAGCAATGATGCGAGTCAGCTTCCAGTTGCCTCTAGAGGTGCTATTAGAGGAACCTCAGGAATCCCCTTGCAAGAAATTCAAGTCATCTTGA
- the LOC126998429 gene encoding tRNA (guanine(37)-N1)-methyltransferase-like isoform X3, which yields MEGGSLLPPATVSGMTELDRAAFERKILVPHVVVDGRRMDSILKKLKKYLLKLQKLKPVKISDDDPEKKEILVNPSMMRSSEDIRKHLGEVGEEVTCVYREVTVGYDNWKAEDILKAVLPANQEGAQSYSIVGHILHLNLRDHILPYKSLIGQVYLDKVPGISVVINKLSTIDSTYRNFQMEVLGGSGETIVTVKENGSTYTMDFARVYWNPRLSTEHGRIVGRLRHGDVLYDVMAGVGPFAIPAGKKKCYVLANDLNPDSFDALVKNCAKNKVEERVRCFNMDGHDFITTTLKTDLLARWNDPDFVGSIHVTMNLPAIAVTFLPSFQGLFHGTEIRDKVQLPLVHVYMFTKDTQENTAIQQVAENLGYSSKASGGGVEALQEDVHNSSDSKSNSRSRSDKDYASLKMHIQEVVHVRHVAPNKAMMRVSFQLPLEVLLEEPQESPCKKFKSS from the coding sequence ATGGAAGGTGGAAGTCTCCTGCCCCCTGCGACTGTTAGTGGCATGACGGAACTTGACAGAGCAGCCTTTGAAAGGAAAATTTTAGTACCTCATGTAGTTGTAGATGGCAGAAGAATGGATAGTATACTTAAGAAACTCAAAAAGTACTTGTTGAAGTTACAGAAATTGAAACCTGTAAAAATTTCTGATGATGACccagagaaaaaagaaatccTTGTTAACCCTTCCATGATGAGGAGTTCTGAAGACATCAGGAAACATTTAGGTGAGGTTGGTGAAGAAGTGACATGTGTGTACAGGGAGGTCACAGTGGGCTATGACAACTGGAAGGCTGAAGACATCCTGAAAGCTGTCTTACCCGCCAACCAGGAGGGTGCCCAGAGCTACTCCATTGTGGGCCACATCCTCCACCTCAACCTGAGGGACCACATCCTGCCGTACAAGAGTCTCATTGGGCAGGTGTACCTGGACAAGGTGCCTGGGATCTCCGTGGTCATTAACAAGCTCAGCACCATTGACTCAACCTACAGAAACTTTCAGATGGAGGTGTTGGGGGGCAGCGGAGAAACCATTGTCACCGTGAAAGAAAATGGGTCCACATATACAATGGACTTTGCACGGGTGTACTGGAACCCTCGCCTCTCAACCGAGCATGGCAGAATTGTGGGACGGCTGCGACACGGTGATGTCCTGTACGATGTGATGGCTGGCGTGGGACCTTTTGCCATACCTGCAGGCAAAAAGAAATGCTATGTCTTAGCCAATGACCTCAACCCAGACTCTTTTGATGCTCTGGTTAAAAACTGTGCAAAGAACAAGGtagaggagagggtgaggtgtTTCAACATGGATGGCCATGATTTCATTACCACCACTCTAAAAACTGATCTTCTGGCACGCTGGAATGACCCAGACTTTGTGGGCAGCATTCACGTCACCATGAACCTTCCTGCAATAGCTGTGACTTTCCTTCCTAGCTTTCAAGGCCTCTTTCATGGAACTGAAATACGAGACAAGGTGCAGCTGCCCTTGGTGCATGTTTATATGTTCACCAAAGACACACAAGAAAACACTGCCATTCAACAAGTAGCTGAAAATTTAGGTTATTCCTCAAAAGCAtctggtggaggggtggaggcattACAGGAAGATGTTCATAATAGCAGTGATTCCAAAAGTAATAGCAGGTCTAGGTCCGACAAAGATTATGCCAGCCTCAAGATGCACATCCAGGAGGTGGTTCATGTGAGGCATGTGGCACCCAACAAAGCAATGATGCGAGTCAGCTTCCAGTTGCCTCTAGAGGTGCTATTAGAGGAACCTCAGGAATCCCCTTGCAAGAAATTCAAGTCATCTTGA